The Spirosoma sp. SC4-14 DNA window CTATCCGACCTTTAGCCCAAAACAAATCCTCGACATTGGCTGTGGTAGTGGTTATCAAACATTACCAGTAGCTATGGGGTATCCTGATGCCGACATAATTGGGGTTGATGTTAGTGCCCCAATGCTGCGCTATGGTCATGCCCGTATGGTAGCGTTGGGTGTTGATAAGGTAACGTTCTGGCAAGCCAATGCCGAGCAATTGCCTTTTGTCGATAATTCATTCGATCTGGTTTTTACGACAAGATTTTTGCACGAGATTCCGGCAAATTCGGTCGAGGCAATCATTCAGGAAATTTACCGGATACTAAAACCCAATGGCTTAATGCTTCATATCGATCAGGCTGGCAATGCAGAAGCTATTCCTTTATTTGATCAGTTTGTGCATAATTGGCGAGCCCTGACCAACAACGAACTTTTTAGCCTGGATATACCCCAAAGAAACATTGTAAAATGGCTTCACTCGGGCGGTTTTGCCGAAAGAGATCGACTGCAATTTGGTATAGAGGTCATAAATGACTTTGCTGGAAAGAGTACACCCATCGAAGCAGGAGCTGAGCGTGTGGCACCTCTGATTCAGCATGTTTTTGGTGGCTGGAAGTGAATGCCAGGAGGCAATTATTGCCTTCTGCGAAAACTTTTTATCGATATGGCAAACAAATTATCATAAACTGCAATTATGATTAATAACATTACACTTTCCGGAGCCAGAGCCAAAGGGCCACGGCCTTATAGTTTAGGCGATAGATCTCTGGAAGATGCACTGAATATTATAATGGCACTGGCTGGTGAGCTGGCCGTTGTTCGTGAACGTTTAGACACGCTCGAACGATTACTTGAGCAAAAAGGGGTGGTTTTGCCGGAAGAAGTTGACCAGTTTGTTCCAACGTATGACCAGGAAAAAAAACGTCAGCAATGGCAGGCCGATTATATAGCGCGAATCCTTCGTATCGTACAACAGGAACTGGAAGCTATCCAACAACCGACCCTTAATAACTCTAATATGAAAGAAATCTTAGAAGAATTGGGAATAAGTCAGGAAATTGATTGATGTATGAAATCTTTTGTTGGCGAATTAACAGTTAATACCTATAATTGGACGATCAAATACTATTGGTCGTTTAAGGTTACAAAGGGCGAGTATTACAAAAGAAACATACCAATGGAACCTACTTAACAGGTAGCCATCCATTCTTGTTTTTTTGAAAATATTATCCACACTCGATCATAAATTTTCCAACCGATATCTGTTTTTTAGAGTCTTGTTTTAACGGATTGGACTAAGACTTTTAGAGAATAGGTAAAGTCAGTGATCAGCCTCTTTTAAGAAAAAAACAACATTTTACGTTTAACCAGATTAACTGTGTGCTAAAAGTTATAATAATTTTGTGTGGCAACTTAAGCATTAATCCGTCCTATAGTTGCTTGCAGAATCTTATAATATAGGCACTTAGTTAGAAGAGTAACAAAAGTTGTTCATTACCTGAGTTGGCCGTTACATAAGTTTCTTGAATGGCTTTTGGGAGAATTAAAGTTTAGTTTGAAACATTGCGTCAAAATTAATTACGTACCTATGCGAACATTTATCCAACGACACCCCCTGCGGATGCTGGCTGGACTCGTGTTGCTGAGTTTTGCTGCCCCTTATGGCACAATGGCCCAACAGGCCGATACTGTCCGGGCTAATACCCGAACCACCAATTACCAACGAGAGAATATCTATCGTTTGGGCAAAGGAGTCTATACTGATACACTACGTCGGGATGATTTCAAAGCTCAGGCAAGTGACGTTGCTGAGTTGGATGATTGCGACACTACCTTCCAAACATTTATTCTCGTACGGCGTTTGTCGCCCTGGCGGATTGGTCTTTTCGCCGGGCCTAACTTCGCTTATTGCGGTACGTGGGAAAATACGTTTGGTCCCAACAAACGGGATAAGACTCTCTACAATGGAGCCGGATTTAATATTACGGCTACCGTTCAGTATTTTCTGACGCCAGCAACCCGTCGGCTTCGTTTTGCCGTAGGGTCTGTATTTGGGTATCAAAATTATATTACCCGAAATATTTATCGGGATTACCTCTATGGTCTGGCAGCCGCTCAGGGTGTTACTCAGGATCAGGTAACCATCAAGCAACGGGCTTCGGAAGATATGTTCCTGACCGTTGGGCCAGCTTTAACATTTACGCTGGCACGGAGCCGTAAGAATCCGGATGCAACGACGTTTATTGAAGCAGGTGCATACGGCGGACTTTTCCGTACCGAAGCTGCAACCATTGCGGCCTTCATTCCATCGCAGGGTAACATCATTCCAAGTGGCCCGCTGGTAACAGGTGGCCGACTGATTCGTTCGGTTAATCCAAGCTCAAATCTGTATCACTTAGGAGCTATTGGTAATCTGGGTATTTTCTTCCCAATTGGTCGCAACAACTGGAACATTGGTATTCAGGGGCAGGGCTTTATTACGAAGCTGAACTACCTGATCGTTAATGGCCAGCAGGATGTTCTGTATGAGTTTAAACGGACTCACGGTGGTTTCAGCGCTGGTCTGGCACTTCGTAAAGGATTTGTCCAGAAAAAGCTGATTCCAAAAGCACCAACGGTTTGCCCAACCTGCGACTCGATTCCAGAACTCCAGGTGCAGTTTAATGGAAATACGCTCAAAGGTGTATCGCTGGCTTATGTTGATGAGTCGAATGCTCAACAAATGCCTCCGGTTAATACATCGGCAGCCGCTCCTGTAATTAGCTGGCGCAGCACAACACCGAATCCGAAAAACGAAACCTTTACGGCTCGTCTGTACTATCGTCCGGATTCTGTGACAACAAGTGCTTCGGATATGGTGATTGCTCAACTGGAAAATACGACCGATACCCAACTGACATTCCCAACAGCTTACTTCGCAAATGGGCAAATGGCTCCAGGGTTCTATTACGTAACCGTTCACAACCAGCAGTCGGCCAAGTGCGGCTCTTGTATGAGTGAAGTGGCTACCACGAGCTTCTCGGTTCTTCGGCCGCGTAAAGAAGTGGTTGAGTGCGAATATCGCCACCGTCTGGAGCGTCTGGAAGTATACTACCGCACTCCATATACGCGTGAAGTGGCTAATGTCTGCTACTGTAATGGAACAATCACGTCGGTTGGCGACACCGTTACTCGCCTGCGCTACCGTGGTCTGAACCGTCAACTGGCTACCAGCGCCATCGAATTCGATACCAACACGGTTATCCTGAACCTGCGCGATCTGCCAGGCGATCTGGCTCAGCAGCTACAGGCTGAAAAAGCCAAAATCGAAAGCGGTAATGCGATTCGTTACAAAGGCCGTCGCGTTCGCCCACAGGTACAGTACTTCCGCGCGGTGTTCACCGTTACGAAACTGCCATGCAACGGTCAGCCTGAACAGCCAGTTGGTAGCTTCAACACAACGATTAGCGACAACAGCTACTCGATCACTGATCTGAAGCCTCTGACCGATGAGCAGAAAGCTAAATTGCTGGCACCCCCTGCACCTAAGAAAAAAGCAACACGTCGCCGGGCTGGTAACAGCGGTCGCCGGTCAGATGTAATGTTCGGTGTAGAATAATTAAAGCAACACGGAATGAAAAAGCCGGAAGCCAACGCTTCCGGCTTTTTTTTGCCTGAAATAAGGTAGGCCATCGGTCATGGGCCAGAGGCTGGCAGACGATTAGTGAGTTTGAATAATAAGTTTGTCGATGGCTATTGCTGGCTCTCGGGATCACTAACAGTAACAACTTTCTGATTCAGCTCTCCAGGCCAATGCACCACTACAAAAAGGATCAACGTTTAACGATAGTAAAGGCAGCAATACCTTCAAACGATTTTACACGTTCGGTTCGTGCTCCTTTCGGTTTGGCAAAAACATAAAGCGTTAAATTGCCCTGCTGCGAAACAGGTATGCTCAGTTGATAAGTGTTGCCCAACCGCTTCGTGGTAAACAGGACATCAGTGGCTGTAGAGCCGCCTTGCCGCCCAATTGAACACATAAATTCAATGTCCTGATCATTACGGAATGAAAGGGTAAGGGTGTTTCCTGAACGAATCAGGCCGTTTTTAGGGAAATCAGGATCGAAGCCCAGCCTAAAATAGGTATCATACAGTTTCGGGAAGTGGTCGAACTGCGCTTTAGTGATCGAAGGCGACAGTAATTGCCAGCGTTGATCGAGTGGAAAATGATTGGCTGCAAAAGGGAGTGGCTCGGTCAGGAAGAAGAAATCGTTTGGATGCAGTTGCCCATCGGTTCCTACTTTTGCTGTTGTTTGCGCCCAGGCAATATCGAGCAAATACCAGTCACCATCGAGCTGAACGGCATTCCATTCGTGATCAATCTGAGCAATTGGCTGGCCCGCATCGCTATCGTTGGTGCGCGAGTACCCTTTGATTGTGACAACCGGAATACCCGTACGTCCCAGTATGTGTTTGAATAAAAGAGCAAAACCCGTACAAACCGCTCGGCGGTTCCGTAATGTTCGGTTCGCATAGTCTATTTCTGACGAATACCGCCGACCACTAAATGCTGATTCATCATAGCGTATGTGCGATGTGATCCAGGCATATACCGAGCGGGCTTTAGCCAGATCAGTGCGAGCCGGAGACGTCAGGTAATCGCTCAGAGTCGTTAAGTTTTTAGCCGCTGATTCGGGAGCATTCCGGGCATACGTATCGATGGTGCTATAGTCAATTTCAACAAATTTCGATGGGCGGGGAATTCCGGGGCCAACTATGCTGCGAGCTGTAAAAGCTGGCGTAAAAAAAGAAAGAAAAGCCAGTATAGGCCAGATGATGTAGTTTCGCATTCCTCAGTTCAATCTCACAACCTGATAACATAAATGCGAAGTTTTTTATTGCTGATTTTACTAGTTTGCTGTATGACTCCTTCCGATGCTCAGCCAATTGTGCCTGTTGAGGCAACTATGCATACGTACTCGTTTCGCCTGCGTCCGGGGCAGGATTTAAAGAAAGAGCTGGAAACGCTGGCTCAGAAACAGCGCCTGGGAGCTGGGGTTATCCTTACCTGCGTAGGGAGCCTTACCGAGCTAACCTTACGCCTGGCAAATCAGGAGAAGGGAAGCAAATGGAGCGGCCATTTTGAGATTGTCTCATTGGCTGGAACGCTTTCCATGCATGGCAGCCATCTGCATCTGTCAGCTTCTGATTCAACGGGCAGAACCTTTGGCGGGCACTTACTGGATGGCTGTAAAATTTATACGACAGCAGAAATTGTGATCGGTGTAATGCCTGAGCTGGATTACGTTCGGGAACCCGACCCGACCTATGGATACCATGAATTAGTGGTAAAAAAACGAAAAAAGAAGTAACCCTACCTCATAAATAGAGCCGCCATCCCCAGGGGATGGCGGCTCTATTTATGAGGTAGAAGTAAATTAGTTGCGCTTGCTCATTTCGTCACGAATTTTGGCGGCTCGTTCGTATTCTTCGTTGCCGAGAGCTTCTTCGAGCATCCGCTGCAACTCTTCCGAAGAGGCATTTTTTAGCTGATCACCAAACGATCGGCTGGAAGGACGATTCGACGAGCGAACCAGTTCTTCCTGCTCGTCTTCATCTTCGTTCGAACTGGCCGTAATGCCTGCTTCCGATAAGATCGATTCATTCGTGTAAATGGGAACATTGAACCGAATACCGATGGCAATGGCATCTGAGGGGCGCGCATCGATTACCGATTCCCGCACGCCATCGAAACAAACAATTTTAGCGAAGAAAATCCCTTCGCGCAAATCAGAAATGACGATTTCGCGTACAGTAAACTTAAATTGCTCGGCAAATTGCTTGAAGAGATCGTGCGTCATCGGTCGATTGGGTACAATCTTTTCAATTTCGATGGCGATGGCCTGTGCTTCAAACATGCCGATTATTATTGGCAACCGACGATTGCCATATTCTTCTCCCAGTACCAGCGCAAATGATCCCGATTGCGACTGGCTGGGCGATAGTCCTAATATTTCCAGCTTAATCTTATCCACGGTGCGAATTTAAGAATTTTTAGTCGTTTGTAGTCGGTGATTGATGGTCTGTTTAATCAATTTATAAAACACCCGCCACCGACTACCAACTACTATAATGCCTGCACCGCTTTTGTTAATCGGGGTAGTACATCAAATACATCACCGACGATACCATAATCCGCCGATTTGAAAAACGGTGCTTCTGGGTCTTTGTTAATAACAACAATTACCTTCGAGGAGTTTACACCAGCTAAATGTTGTATGGCACCGGAGATACCACAGGCAATATAAAGATTCGGACTGATTTTCAGACCTGTCTGGCCAACGTGTTCGGAGTGGGGGCGCCAGTCGAGATCCGATACGGGTTTTGAGCAGGCGGTGGCTGCATGAAGGGCATGAGCCAGATCCTCAACAATGCCCCAGTTTTCGGGACCTTTGAGCCCCCGCCCCGCAGAAACGACAATGTCGGCTTCGGGAAGCAATACGTCGCCTGATGCTTTTTCGGTACTCTTAACTGAAATAACAAAATCGCTATCGTTTAGCGCCGGATTGAACGCTTCAACGGAAGCCGTGGCGTCTGTTTCTTCGGGCGTTATCGTATTTTTCTTGATTGCCAGAATTTTGGTGTCGGCTTTCAACTCATTGTAGGCGAATGCCTTGCCGGTATAAATGCTG harbors:
- a CDS encoding bifunctional nuclease family protein; this translates as MDKIKLEILGLSPSQSQSGSFALVLGEEYGNRRLPIIIGMFEAQAIAIEIEKIVPNRPMTHDLFKQFAEQFKFTVREIVISDLREGIFFAKIVCFDGVRESVIDARPSDAIAIGIRFNVPIYTNESILSEAGITASSNEDEDEQEELVRSSNRPSSRSFGDQLKNASSEELQRMLEEALGNEEYERAAKIRDEMSKRN
- a CDS encoding PPC domain-containing DNA-binding protein: MTPSDAQPIVPVEATMHTYSFRLRPGQDLKKELETLAQKQRLGAGVILTCVGSLTELTLRLANQEKGSKWSGHFEIVSLAGTLSMHGSHLHLSASDSTGRTFGGHLLDGCKIYTTAEIVIGVMPELDYVREPDPTYGYHELVVKKRKKK
- a CDS encoding electron transfer flavoprotein subunit alpha/FixB family protein, whose protein sequence is MSVLIFAELDEGKIKKSSQEAIFYGAKVAEQTGTSATAIVIGQASDSELASAGRFGATKVLYASDAKLNESNGMAYASVVAAAAQQEGSTVLVLAKSSLADAMTARLAGKLKAALAANVVELPDLSNGFRVKSSIYTGKAFAYNELKADTKILAIKKNTITPEETDATASVEAFNPALNDSDFVISVKSTEKASGDVLLPEADIVVSAGRGLKGPENWGIVEDLAHALHAATACSKPVSDLDWRPHSEHVGQTGLKISPNLYIACGISGAIQHLAGVNSSKVIVVINKDPEAPFFKSADYGIVGDVFDVLPRLTKAVQAL
- a CDS encoding transglutaminase domain-containing protein encodes the protein MRNYIIWPILAFLSFFTPAFTARSIVGPGIPRPSKFVEIDYSTIDTYARNAPESAAKNLTTLSDYLTSPARTDLAKARSVYAWITSHIRYDESAFSGRRYSSEIDYANRTLRNRRAVCTGFALLFKHILGRTGIPVVTIKGYSRTNDSDAGQPIAQIDHEWNAVQLDGDWYLLDIAWAQTTAKVGTDGQLHPNDFFFLTEPLPFAANHFPLDQRWQLLSPSITKAQFDHFPKLYDTYFRLGFDPDFPKNGLIRSGNTLTLSFRNDQDIEFMCSIGRQGGSTATDVLFTTKRLGNTYQLSIPVSQQGNLTLYVFAKPKGARTERVKSFEGIAAFTIVKR